In Microbacterium enclense, one genomic interval encodes:
- a CDS encoding glutaredoxin family protein: MTTLTLIGKPDCHLCEVAEQIVETVVAELPSDVADRVTISHASIADDAALYEKWWEKIPVVLVDGELHAHWRVSADRLRATLLAANPEGASA; encoded by the coding sequence GTGACGACCCTCACGCTGATCGGGAAACCCGACTGTCATCTCTGCGAGGTCGCCGAACAGATCGTCGAGACGGTCGTCGCCGAACTCCCCTCCGACGTGGCCGATCGTGTCACGATCTCCCACGCCTCGATCGCCGATGACGCGGCGCTCTACGAGAAGTGGTGGGAGAAGATCCCTGTCGTCCTCGTCGACGGGGAACTGCACGCGCACTGGCGCGTGTCGGCCGACCGACTGCGCGCCACCCTCCTGGCGGCCAATCCCGAAGGAGCCTCCGCGTGA
- a CDS encoding Dabb family protein, whose protein sequence is MSIRHIVLWKLAADDADTRALHAEQIEERLLALRGVIDEIEHIEIGRNVAYPQANWDVALVSEFADTEALERYQVHPAHQEVATFVRSVVAERASVDYPA, encoded by the coding sequence GTGAGCATCCGACACATCGTCCTCTGGAAACTCGCGGCCGACGACGCCGACACCCGTGCCCTGCACGCCGAGCAGATCGAAGAACGACTGCTCGCGCTGCGCGGAGTCATCGACGAGATCGAGCACATCGAGATCGGCCGCAACGTCGCGTATCCGCAGGCCAACTGGGATGTCGCCCTCGTGAGCGAGTTCGCGGACACCGAGGCTCTGGAGCGGTACCAAGTGCACCCCGCGCACCAGGAGGTCGCGACGTTCGTGCGGTCGGTCGTCGCCGAGCGCGCCAGCGTCGACTACCCCGCGTGA
- a CDS encoding ABC transporter ATP-binding protein, with protein MIAVTTEGPSPAADGPRPEGWAIALRGVRRDRAGTPVVRDLDLDIDPGQIVAFVGPSGCGATTLLRIVRGAERADAGTVLVDGRSGPTAPRVPGVSDRTPIARFGRVHASIAAVVRRAGAPEPLSEAARLTDLVGLGTGEKLVHRLSRGDRQRWALARALATRSGALVLDDALAALPTAARSTTRERVVRELREREVTTLWFTRDSSEAAAVADRLVVMDHGRIVAAGCPDEMYARVDEPAVAEVLGPVSAVPGIVEGAIVEVWGQELPLVHAVRDGHCEVVVRPENVVLVGPDEAGMDAVVEGTTFLGGARRSTVRTSDGVRVVVEHAVDQRLDDHARVRIALATVPAVIRALG; from the coding sequence ATGATCGCCGTGACCACCGAGGGTCCGTCTCCCGCCGCAGACGGACCGCGTCCGGAGGGCTGGGCGATCGCGCTGCGGGGCGTGCGTCGCGATCGAGCGGGTACGCCGGTGGTGCGGGACCTCGATCTCGACATCGACCCCGGCCAGATCGTGGCCTTCGTCGGACCGTCGGGGTGCGGCGCGACGACCCTCCTGCGCATCGTGAGGGGAGCCGAACGGGCGGATGCGGGCACGGTCCTCGTCGACGGCCGTTCGGGGCCGACGGCTCCCCGCGTCCCGGGGGTGAGCGATCGGACACCGATCGCCCGCTTCGGCCGGGTCCACGCATCGATCGCCGCTGTCGTCCGGCGCGCAGGCGCACCCGAACCGCTCTCCGAAGCCGCACGGCTGACCGATCTCGTCGGCCTCGGCACCGGCGAGAAGCTCGTCCACCGCCTCTCCCGGGGCGACCGGCAGCGGTGGGCTCTCGCGCGAGCACTCGCGACCCGGTCCGGCGCACTCGTCCTCGACGACGCGTTGGCCGCCCTGCCGACCGCGGCCCGCAGCACGACGCGCGAACGAGTCGTGCGCGAACTGCGCGAACGCGAGGTCACGACCCTCTGGTTCACCCGCGACTCCAGCGAGGCGGCAGCCGTCGCCGACCGGCTCGTGGTCATGGATCACGGCCGCATCGTCGCCGCGGGGTGCCCCGACGAGATGTACGCCCGCGTCGACGAGCCCGCCGTCGCGGAGGTACTGGGTCCGGTGAGCGCCGTCCCCGGGATCGTCGAGGGAGCGATCGTCGAGGTGTGGGGACAGGAGCTCCCCCTCGTCCACGCCGTCCGAGACGGGCACTGCGAGGTCGTCGTCCGCCCCGAGAACGTGGTGCTCGTCGGCCCCGACGAGGCCGGGATGGATGCCGTGGTCGAGGGCACGACGTTCCTCGGCGGCGCCCGCCGCTCGACGGTGCGGACCTCGGACGGTGTCCGTGTGGTCGTCGAGCACGCCGTCGATCAGCGATTGGATGACCATGCCCGGGTCCGCATCGCTCTCGCGACGGTCCCCGCGGTCATCCGCGCGCTCGGCTGA
- the aspS gene encoding aspartate--tRNA(Asn) ligase: MSERVLVSQLKSLPAGPVEVSGWVETVRDQKKVQFVVLRDETGAVQLVNPATRPSEETEQDAAALALTETIGALATGTFLTVRGELKHDERVKLGGVEIKVGELVIAAAANPETPIAADSSPDKRMDWRFIDLRQRRNNLIFRVQTTLEHAMRTYWVERDYIEVHSPKLMASPSESNAELFEVPYFEDKTAYLAQSPQFFKQMAQVAGFGKIFEIAPAFRADPSFTSRHATEFTSIDAEISWIDSHEDVARMQEELLQTAFQAVADKHGAEIQELFGIEVQVPTLPFPRIPLAEAREIVAARGYDIPRTDGDLDPEGERQIAAHVAETFGHQFVFITDYHPEIRAFYHMRDEETGLTKSYDLLFNGVEITTGAQREHRVDVLVEQAKEKGLDPEHLDFYLDFFRFGAPPHGGFGMGLARVLMLLLGESSIREVTYLFRGPTRLAP, translated from the coding sequence GTGAGTGAACGCGTCCTGGTCAGCCAGTTGAAATCCCTTCCCGCCGGCCCCGTCGAGGTGTCGGGGTGGGTCGAGACCGTCCGCGATCAGAAGAAGGTGCAGTTCGTCGTCCTGCGTGACGAGACGGGTGCCGTGCAGTTGGTCAACCCGGCGACGCGTCCTTCCGAAGAGACGGAACAGGATGCCGCCGCCCTCGCCCTCACCGAGACCATCGGCGCGCTGGCCACCGGCACCTTCCTCACCGTGCGCGGCGAGCTCAAGCACGACGAGCGGGTCAAGCTGGGCGGAGTCGAGATCAAGGTCGGCGAGCTCGTGATCGCGGCCGCGGCGAACCCCGAGACCCCCATCGCCGCCGACAGCAGCCCCGACAAGCGGATGGACTGGCGCTTCATCGACCTGCGTCAGCGCCGCAACAACCTCATCTTCCGCGTGCAGACCACGCTCGAGCACGCGATGCGCACCTACTGGGTCGAGCGCGACTACATCGAGGTGCACTCGCCGAAGCTCATGGCATCCCCGTCGGAGTCCAACGCCGAGCTGTTCGAGGTGCCCTACTTCGAGGACAAGACCGCGTACCTCGCCCAGAGCCCGCAGTTCTTCAAGCAGATGGCCCAGGTCGCCGGCTTCGGCAAGATCTTCGAGATCGCCCCCGCCTTCCGCGCCGACCCCTCGTTCACGAGCCGTCACGCGACCGAGTTCACCTCGATCGACGCCGAGATCAGCTGGATCGACTCGCACGAAGACGTCGCGCGCATGCAGGAGGAGCTGCTGCAGACGGCGTTCCAGGCCGTCGCCGACAAGCACGGCGCCGAGATCCAGGAGCTGTTCGGCATCGAGGTGCAGGTACCGACGTTGCCCTTCCCGCGCATCCCTCTCGCCGAGGCGCGCGAGATCGTCGCCGCCCGCGGCTACGACATCCCCCGCACCGACGGCGACCTCGACCCCGAGGGCGAGCGTCAGATCGCCGCGCACGTGGCCGAGACCTTCGGCCACCAGTTCGTCTTCATCACCGACTACCACCCCGAGATCCGCGCGTTCTACCACATGCGTGACGAGGAGACCGGGCTGACGAAGTCGTACGACCTGCTCTTCAACGGCGTCGAGATCACCACCGGCGCACAGCGCGAGCACCGCGTCGACGTGCTGGTCGAGCAGGCGAAGGAGAAGGGGCTCGACCCCGAGCACCTCGATTTCTATCTGGACTTCTTCCGCTTCGGCGCTCCCCCGCACGGTGGCTTCGGTATGGGCCTCGCGCGCGTTCTCATGCTGCTGCTGGGTGAGTCGTCGATCCGCGAGGTGACCTACCTCTTCCGCGGCCCGACCCGTCTGGCCCCCTGA
- a CDS encoding carbohydrate ABC transporter permease, which yields MTTLHSAPVSPAPVVATGSGESGTRRRRRGWGWTLVTVVVLAVYLFPVYWMVSASLQPTANSADTAWFPTSPGLGGYETALDDAGLGGLRVSLLVALGSVLVTLAVAIPAAYALSRLRSRAVSLALILLLLAQMIPSVVLATSFYAMFNTWGLLNTFIGLILANATAGVPFAIIVMRAFMLRLDVEVIEASTVDGLGPLGTLWRIVIPLSRNAIVTAGVFAFLFSWGDLLFGLTLVNRNEMYPVSVLIFALSNSNLNTWAATMAASLIASVPALVVILAAQRHVKAGLSAGAGR from the coding sequence ATGACCACGCTGCACTCCGCCCCCGTCTCGCCCGCGCCCGTCGTGGCCACCGGCTCCGGGGAGTCCGGCACACGACGACGCCGACGCGGATGGGGCTGGACCCTCGTCACGGTGGTCGTGCTGGCGGTCTATCTCTTCCCCGTCTACTGGATGGTGTCGGCCTCTCTCCAACCCACGGCGAACTCCGCGGACACCGCCTGGTTCCCGACCTCCCCCGGGCTCGGCGGATACGAGACCGCCCTCGACGACGCCGGCCTGGGCGGTCTGCGGGTGTCTCTGCTGGTGGCCCTCGGATCCGTGTTGGTGACCCTCGCCGTCGCCATCCCCGCCGCCTACGCCCTGAGTCGCCTGCGGTCGCGCGCCGTGAGCCTGGCCCTCATCCTGCTGCTGCTGGCGCAGATGATCCCGAGCGTCGTCCTCGCGACCTCCTTCTACGCGATGTTCAACACCTGGGGTCTGCTGAACACGTTCATCGGCCTCATCCTCGCCAACGCGACCGCGGGCGTCCCGTTCGCGATCATCGTGATGCGAGCGTTCATGCTACGCCTCGACGTCGAGGTCATCGAGGCGTCGACGGTCGACGGACTCGGACCGCTCGGCACGCTCTGGCGCATCGTCATCCCGCTCTCTCGCAACGCGATCGTCACCGCGGGCGTGTTCGCGTTCCTCTTCAGCTGGGGTGATCTGCTGTTCGGCCTGACCCTGGTCAACCGCAACGAGATGTACCCCGTCTCGGTGCTGATCTTCGCGCTGAGCAACTCGAATCTGAACACGTGGGCCGCGACCATGGCGGCATCCCTCATCGCGAGCGTCCCGGCTCTCGTGGTGATCCTCGCCGCGCAGCGGCACGTCAAGGCGGGGCTCTCCGCCGGCGCCGGACGCTGA
- a CDS encoding sugar ABC transporter permease, giving the protein MRTAGRPGASSPGRPRLSLAGRSRAELWAFLAPALVFFVLFFLFPLGYGVFMSTTDFRTGTFITGRAPFVGLANFEAILAEPVTTRALVNTVVITVVSVSVELVLGLALALLFARRFPGSRWLPTLILLPWLLPAVVVATVWKSLLAGEGPINGVLRALSLPAEAWLANPATALPAVIVVAVWASLPYWATILGAALKQVPAEQLEAAQLDGAGPWRRLISIMLPTIWPVVSVLVVMSVVYTLLIVDLVLVLTAGGPANSTVTLGLLSYRQAFQQFEFGLGGAYGMLLLGISIVFAIVYTALSMRRERAER; this is encoded by the coding sequence ATGAGAACGGCCGGCCGGCCGGGGGCATCGTCCCCCGGCCGGCCACGGCTGTCTCTGGCCGGGCGCTCGCGCGCGGAGCTGTGGGCGTTCCTCGCACCGGCACTGGTGTTCTTCGTCCTGTTCTTCCTGTTCCCGCTCGGGTACGGGGTCTTCATGAGCACCACCGACTTCCGCACGGGCACGTTCATCACCGGCCGTGCGCCTTTCGTCGGTCTGGCGAACTTCGAGGCGATCCTCGCCGAACCCGTCACGACCCGCGCGCTCGTCAACACGGTCGTCATCACCGTGGTGTCGGTGTCCGTCGAACTCGTGCTCGGTCTCGCCCTGGCGCTGCTGTTCGCCCGTCGGTTCCCGGGGAGTCGGTGGCTGCCGACCCTGATCCTGCTGCCGTGGCTGCTCCCGGCCGTGGTCGTCGCGACCGTGTGGAAGTCTCTGCTGGCCGGCGAGGGACCGATCAACGGGGTGCTGCGCGCCCTGAGCCTGCCCGCCGAGGCGTGGCTCGCCAATCCCGCGACCGCGCTGCCGGCCGTCATCGTCGTGGCGGTCTGGGCGAGCCTGCCGTACTGGGCGACCATCCTCGGTGCCGCGCTCAAGCAGGTGCCCGCGGAGCAGCTCGAGGCCGCCCAGCTCGACGGAGCAGGCCCCTGGCGCCGGCTCATCTCGATCATGCTGCCCACCATCTGGCCGGTCGTCTCGGTGCTGGTCGTCATGAGCGTCGTCTACACGCTCCTGATCGTCGACCTCGTCCTCGTGCTGACGGCCGGCGGTCCCGCGAACAGCACCGTGACGCTGGGTCTGCTGTCGTACCGCCAGGCGTTCCAGCAGTTCGAGTTCGGGCTCGGGGGCGCCTACGGCATGCTGCTGCTCGGCATCAGCATCGTCTTCGCGATCGTCTACACCGCTCTCTCGATGCGCAGGGAGCGTGCCGAACGATGA
- a CDS encoding extracellular solute-binding protein translates to MALSSSRLRRLALPAVGLVGALTLAGCAGGQSAPAQTDGFDGVSLTVWNNIDFEPYQGLQKKYFEACASELGITVDVQTQSGDYTTKLLQAAGAKALPDVALLSTDTQLPQLASQGVLADLSGYDVTTDGLADSVADLGTYDGTLYGLPVQVEDYAIFYNKAAFAAAGVPETAPKTFDDLVALAKSLTTANQKGIVLPGIGGDGSTPVYYLPFLLSAGGDPADPTSTGAVEAVDLYKKLVDDGSLSSEFVNWGWESIDQWTSGAAALTVSGPWNLVDTSIPFEYGTFPFPTATAGESPRVNLLGYAYGVAANADAQKEAAAAALIKCRASEENQVDTAVQGGYIPALTSAQASFVEQVPAAAPFVDAVSGAYNSAELGTEWNTLQQKYVDAIQSATVGGETAEAALKQVAGQ, encoded by the coding sequence ATGGCTCTCTCTTCGTCGCGGCTACGCCGCCTCGCTCTCCCCGCGGTCGGTCTCGTCGGCGCGCTGACGCTCGCCGGCTGCGCGGGCGGGCAGTCCGCCCCGGCCCAGACGGACGGCTTCGACGGCGTCTCCCTGACGGTCTGGAACAACATCGACTTCGAGCCGTACCAGGGACTGCAGAAGAAGTACTTCGAGGCGTGCGCGTCCGAGTTGGGCATCACGGTCGATGTGCAGACGCAGTCGGGTGACTACACCACGAAGCTGCTCCAGGCCGCCGGGGCGAAGGCACTCCCCGACGTGGCGCTGCTGTCCACCGACACCCAGCTCCCGCAGCTGGCGTCGCAGGGCGTGCTCGCCGACCTCAGCGGGTACGACGTCACGACCGACGGGCTCGCCGACAGCGTCGCCGACCTCGGCACGTACGACGGGACGCTCTACGGCCTGCCCGTGCAGGTCGAGGACTACGCGATCTTCTACAACAAGGCCGCCTTCGCCGCAGCCGGCGTGCCCGAGACCGCCCCGAAGACCTTCGACGACCTCGTCGCGCTCGCGAAGTCGCTCACCACCGCGAACCAGAAGGGCATCGTCCTGCCGGGCATCGGCGGCGACGGCTCCACGCCTGTCTACTACCTGCCGTTCCTCCTCTCGGCCGGTGGCGACCCCGCCGACCCCACGAGCACGGGGGCCGTCGAGGCCGTCGACCTCTACAAGAAGCTCGTCGACGACGGCTCGCTGTCGTCCGAGTTCGTCAACTGGGGATGGGAATCGATCGATCAGTGGACCTCCGGCGCCGCCGCGCTGACGGTCTCGGGCCCCTGGAACCTCGTCGACACCTCGATCCCGTTCGAGTACGGCACCTTCCCGTTCCCCACGGCCACCGCGGGCGAGTCGCCCCGCGTGAACCTGCTGGGCTACGCCTACGGCGTCGCGGCGAACGCCGACGCGCAGAAGGAAGCGGCCGCGGCCGCCCTGATCAAATGCCGCGCCTCCGAGGAGAACCAGGTCGACACCGCGGTGCAGGGTGGGTACATCCCCGCCCTCACGAGCGCTCAGGCCTCGTTCGTCGAGCAGGTTCCCGCGGCCGCCCCGTTCGTAGACGCCGTCAGCGGCGCCTACAACTCGGCCGAGCTGGGCACCGAGTGGAACACGCTGCAGCAGAAGTACGTCGACGCGATCCAGTCCGCGACGGTCGGCGGCGAGACGGCCGAGGCCGCGCTGAAGCAGGTCGCCGGTCAGTGA
- a CDS encoding nucleoside hydrolase yields the protein MASLPVPAADASPARQRVLVDTDTGLDDAHSLMYLLAQPDVEIEAITTIYGNTPVEDSARNVRTVLRLAGREDIPVHLGEAAPLEGEASIADFVHGTDGLGDRFERAELRVEDESAVDAIVRIAAESPGQVDLHPLGPLTNIARALERDPDLFLKFRSVVIMGGAGAYPPPGGATLTDANTANDQRAAEIVFGARNTGNVVMVGVNVTATAILDEQVLAVLRGTGTPWSTFAGEVLDAYNDFYQYKWGRRISSAHDGLATVVLHRPDIVTAWTEGPVDYTPHGGSLATRIALTHDGLPLVWGTPDGPNIRAVTAFDGDLFRRLFVRALAGGPAQR from the coding sequence ATGGCATCCCTTCCCGTCCCCGCAGCCGACGCGTCCCCCGCGCGTCAGCGTGTGCTCGTCGACACCGACACCGGCCTCGACGACGCCCACTCGCTCATGTATCTGCTCGCTCAGCCCGACGTCGAGATCGAGGCCATCACGACGATCTACGGCAACACGCCGGTCGAGGACTCGGCGCGCAACGTCCGCACGGTCCTCCGACTCGCGGGGCGCGAGGATATCCCCGTCCACCTCGGCGAAGCCGCGCCCCTCGAGGGGGAGGCGTCGATCGCCGACTTCGTGCACGGCACCGACGGCCTGGGCGATCGGTTCGAGCGCGCCGAACTGCGGGTCGAGGACGAGAGCGCGGTGGATGCCATCGTCCGCATCGCCGCGGAGAGCCCGGGACAGGTCGACCTGCACCCGCTCGGCCCGCTCACGAACATCGCCCGCGCCCTCGAGCGCGACCCCGACCTGTTCCTGAAGTTCCGTTCGGTCGTCATCATGGGCGGTGCCGGCGCCTATCCGCCGCCGGGCGGCGCCACCCTGACGGACGCCAACACCGCCAACGACCAGCGGGCCGCCGAGATCGTGTTCGGTGCGCGCAACACCGGCAACGTCGTCATGGTGGGCGTGAACGTCACCGCGACCGCCATCCTCGACGAGCAGGTGCTCGCGGTCCTGCGCGGCACCGGCACCCCGTGGAGCACGTTCGCGGGCGAGGTGCTCGACGCGTACAACGACTTCTACCAGTACAAGTGGGGCCGACGGATCTCGTCCGCCCACGACGGTCTGGCCACGGTCGTGCTGCACCGCCCCGACATCGTCACCGCCTGGACCGAGGGTCCCGTCGACTACACGCCGCACGGCGGGTCGCTCGCGACGCGCATCGCCCTCACGCACGACGGCCTGCCGCTGGTGTGGGGGACGCCCGACGGGCCGAACATCCGCGCGGTCACGGCGTTCGACGGTGATCTCTTCCGCCGTCTGTTCGTCCGGGCGCTCGCCGGAGGCCCCGCGCAGCGATAA
- a CDS encoding NtaA/DmoA family FMN-dependent monooxygenase (This protein belongs to a clade of FMN-dependent monooxygenases, within a broader family of flavin-dependent oxidoreductases, the luciferase-like monooxygenase (LMM) family, some of whose members use coenzyme F420 rather than FMN.) gives MSDPRPLLFGLYEQACVGNGSSAASMWRHPADDRLSATSLRYWTDQARRVEAAGMDLFFFGDVLGMYDTYRGSAATAIETGVELPALDPMLHIPALAAVTENLAFGTTVSTTYEHPFAHARRFSTLDHLTDGRIGWNVVTSYLAGAAANFGLDVLAHDRRYDRADEFLEVAYALWERSWEDDAFVGDRASGLFADPAKVHRIDHEGEHFRVAGPHLSTPSPQRTPVIIQAGWSPRGREFAARHAELIFVGDSDPVAIRAGLAGIRRRAEELGRDASQIRAVVGMNLVVAPTGIAVQEKIDSLQEYYSPEAQLAAYAGWGGIDFSRYADDEPLVKRATNATQTKETRGDAPTLTAGDVRRQFSRVTAFADDRFLGTPDAVADAIGTFVEESGVDGFLLHPFLSPASVKDFAELLVPALTARGLYGGFPKDGTFRSRLRTDRRSRLADDHPARAGAH, from the coding sequence ATGTCTGACCCCCGCCCCCTGCTGTTCGGCCTCTACGAGCAGGCGTGCGTCGGTAACGGATCGTCGGCGGCCAGCATGTGGAGGCACCCGGCCGACGACCGCCTGTCGGCGACCTCGCTGCGGTACTGGACCGACCAGGCACGCCGGGTCGAAGCGGCCGGCATGGACCTCTTCTTCTTCGGCGACGTTCTGGGGATGTACGACACCTACCGCGGGTCGGCGGCGACCGCGATCGAGACGGGCGTCGAGCTGCCCGCCCTCGACCCGATGCTCCACATCCCCGCGCTCGCCGCGGTCACGGAGAACCTCGCCTTCGGCACGACCGTCTCGACCACCTACGAGCACCCGTTCGCGCACGCGCGCCGGTTCTCGACCCTCGACCACCTCACCGACGGCCGCATCGGCTGGAACGTGGTGACGTCGTACCTGGCCGGCGCGGCGGCGAACTTCGGACTCGACGTGCTGGCGCACGACCGGCGTTACGATCGCGCCGACGAGTTCCTCGAGGTCGCCTACGCGCTGTGGGAGCGCAGCTGGGAAGACGACGCCTTCGTCGGCGACAGGGCGTCCGGACTGTTCGCCGACCCCGCGAAAGTGCACCGCATCGATCACGAGGGCGAGCACTTCCGCGTGGCAGGTCCCCACCTCAGCACGCCGTCACCGCAGCGCACGCCGGTCATCATCCAGGCCGGCTGGTCTCCGCGCGGACGCGAGTTCGCCGCCCGCCACGCCGAGCTGATCTTCGTCGGCGACTCCGACCCCGTCGCCATCCGCGCAGGGCTCGCGGGCATCCGTCGTCGCGCCGAGGAACTCGGACGGGATGCCTCGCAGATCCGCGCCGTGGTCGGCATGAACCTCGTCGTGGCCCCGACCGGGATCGCGGTGCAGGAGAAGATCGACTCCCTCCAGGAGTACTACTCGCCGGAGGCGCAGCTGGCCGCCTACGCCGGGTGGGGCGGGATCGACTTCTCGCGGTACGCGGACGACGAGCCGCTGGTCAAGCGCGCGACGAACGCCACGCAGACGAAGGAGACCCGAGGCGACGCACCGACATTGACCGCGGGCGACGTGCGCCGCCAGTTCTCGAGAGTCACCGCCTTCGCCGACGATCGATTCCTCGGCACTCCCGACGCGGTGGCCGATGCGATCGGGACCTTCGTGGAGGAGTCGGGGGTCGACGGCTTCCTATTGCACCCGTTCCTGTCGCCGGCGTCGGTCAAGGACTTCGCAGAGCTGCTCGTGCCGGCATTGACCGCGCGCGGCCTGTACGGCGGCTTCCCGAAGGACGGCACGTTCCGTTCGCGCCTGCGCACGGACCGCCGAAGCCGCCTCGCCGACGACCACCCCGCGCGGGCCGGCGCACACTGA
- a CDS encoding amidohydrolase family protein, translating into MSVVVHRARAVLSPGTPPVADGAVAVQDGRIAAVGRFDEVVRTSEGAEVHEWDGALTPGLVNAHTHLQYTDMAAVGRATHTGFESWMSAFMELYPLPRDWSESAAAGAALCLRAGTTAVAEIVTDVEAGSAVHAAGLHGIAFWEVLGWTDSAWRLGGPDTVRAQLSALPTPPAVGLSPHAIYSLDTEVIRDLSRLAAEWGVRQHIHAAESAWEDAYVRSGTGDLAERWRANGRGEFALLSSDGVGIGVIPYLDSLGALAPTTHLAHGIYVDADDRRLLRERGVSVALCPRSNAVIGLDPPPVAAYLREGNAIAVGTDSLSSSPSLSLWHDVAALYDLARSQGYAEPDLHARLFHAATAGGAHALGLDATDPTGVLQVGARADLAVFPIAASAPEDALAELVEAGPAEASLTVVGGTVRWRTPAREERTTANV; encoded by the coding sequence GTGAGCGTCGTCGTCCATCGCGCCCGCGCGGTGCTCTCCCCGGGCACCCCGCCTGTCGCCGACGGAGCCGTCGCCGTCCAGGACGGCCGTATCGCGGCGGTCGGTCGATTCGACGAGGTCGTGCGCACGTCCGAGGGCGCCGAGGTGCACGAATGGGACGGCGCGCTCACCCCCGGCCTCGTCAACGCACACACGCACCTGCAGTACACCGATATGGCCGCGGTCGGGCGGGCGACGCACACGGGCTTCGAGTCGTGGATGAGCGCCTTCATGGAGCTCTACCCCCTCCCGCGCGACTGGAGCGAGTCGGCGGCCGCGGGCGCGGCGCTCTGCCTGCGCGCGGGGACCACCGCGGTCGCCGAGATCGTCACCGACGTCGAGGCCGGCAGCGCCGTTCACGCAGCGGGCCTGCACGGCATCGCGTTCTGGGAGGTGCTCGGCTGGACCGACAGCGCCTGGCGGCTCGGCGGGCCCGACACCGTGCGCGCGCAGCTGAGCGCTCTGCCCACTCCCCCGGCGGTGGGGCTCTCGCCGCACGCGATCTACTCCCTCGACACCGAGGTGATCCGCGACCTCTCCCGCCTGGCCGCGGAGTGGGGCGTGCGCCAGCACATCCATGCCGCCGAGTCGGCCTGGGAAGACGCGTACGTGCGCAGCGGCACCGGCGATCTCGCCGAGCGGTGGCGCGCGAACGGCCGCGGTGAGTTCGCGCTGCTGAGCAGTGACGGTGTCGGGATCGGGGTCATCCCGTATCTCGATTCGCTCGGGGCCCTCGCTCCGACGACCCACCTCGCGCACGGCATCTACGTCGACGCCGATGACCGGCGCCTCCTCCGCGAGCGCGGGGTGAGCGTGGCCCTCTGCCCGCGCTCGAATGCGGTGATCGGTCTCGACCCGCCGCCGGTCGCCGCCTACCTGCGCGAGGGCAACGCGATCGCGGTGGGGACGGACTCCCTGTCGTCGTCGCCGAGTCTGTCGCTCTGGCACGACGTCGCCGCCTTGTACGACCTCGCCCGTTCGCAGGGGTACGCCGAACCCGATCTCCACGCCCGCCTGTTCCACGCCGCCACCGCGGGCGGAGCGCATGCCCTGGGCCTGGATGCCACCGACCCGACCGGCGTGCTGCAGGTCGGCGCCCGCGCCGACCTCGCCGTCTTCCCGATCGCCGCCTCCGCGCCCGAAGACGCATTGGCGGAGCTCGTCGAGGCGGGCCCGGCCGAGGCATCCCTCACCGTCGTCGGCGGGACCGTCCGCTGGCGCACCCCCGCCCGAGAAGAACGGACCACCGCGAATGTCTGA